One genomic window of Numida meleagris isolate 19003 breed g44 Domestic line chromosome 1, NumMel1.0, whole genome shotgun sequence includes the following:
- the REV1 gene encoding DNA repair protein REV1 isoform X1 — protein MRRGGWRKRAGEGDGWGGWGGYMSAKVKKLEDQFRSDSAIQHQRDGNSSSIFSGVAIYVNGFTDPSADELRRLMMLHGGQYHVYYSRSKTTHIIATNLPNAKIKELKGEKVVRPEWIMESIKAGRLLSHIPYQLYTKQSSVQKGLNFNSICKPEDAMPGPSNIAKDLNRVNHIKQCEMESEITPNGISSWNEEEEEDSDGLGFTELDQILPERKQNGIQSHKDSTAIFNGHTHNTCTSALKTQDCLVPSSNSVASRFSPGPVQEEGKTEKGIVDFRDCTTQHLQQSNKNTDFSWNPHRTMSNSSSSSSLHSNTKINGAHHSTVQGPSSTKSTSVPTPNKAASLSVSKPSDCSFISDFYSRSRLHHISTWKCELTEFVNSLQRKNSGVFPGREKLKKWKAGRSALKTDTGNVSVASSAKPQSCIMHVDMDCFFVSVAIRNRPDLKGKPVAVTSNRGAGKAPLRPGANPQLERQYYENKLLNGKAAEIRIPDKLDSSVWEHSDSAHMNGADCDLTVLSMAEIASCSYEARQVGIKNGMFFGQAKKLCPNLQAVSYDFNAYKEVAQTVYEILASYTHNIEAVSCDEALVDITEILTETRLTPDELANAIRAEIKAQTKCTASVGMGSNILLARMATRKAKPDGQYHLKPEEVDDFIRGQLVTSLPGVGRSMESKLASLGIRTCGDLQCASMSKLQKEFGPKTGQMLYRFCRGLDDRPVRTEKERKSVSAEINYGIRFTQPKEAEAFLLSLSEEIQRRLEAAGMKGKRLTLKIMVRKAGAPVEPAKYGGHGICDNIARTVTLDHATDSAKVIGKETLNMFHTMKLNISDMRGVGIQVQQLVPISKTTSAQSAVQSGRLPGGSHSVIDLLHVQKAKKCSEEEHKEVFVAAMDLEISSDSRTCTVLPSRGTHLTAGLNSNVGKTDSAVKLNGLHPPISVKSRLNLSIEVPSASQLDKSVLEALPPDLREQVEQVYTIQQGETCGDSRREPINGCNTALLSQPVGTVLLQVPELQEPNANMGINVIALPAFSQVDPEVFAALPAELQAELKDAYDQRQKQPEQQPANAFGSKNPCLQPKHATTKNKKKIRKKNPISPVKKIQSPLKNKLLGSPAKNMPATSGSPQKLIDGFLKQEGTAPQLEAVPSTSDASDPSAVQSEQSGSFRPQAPNLAGAVEFNDVKTLLKEWITTISDPMEEDILQVVKYCTDLIEEKDLEKLDLVVKYMKRLMQSSVESVWNMAFDFILDNVQVVLQQTYGSTLKVI, from the exons ATGAGGCGAGGTGGATGGAGGAAACGGGCTGGTGAAGGCGATGGCTGGGGAGGATGG GGAGGGTACATGTCAGCAAAGGTTAAGAAACTGGAGGATCAGTTCCGGTCAGATTCAGCCATACagcaccagagggatgggaatTCATCAAGCATCTTTAGTGGCGTCGCCATCTATGTCAATGGCTTTACAG aTCCCTCAGCTGATGAATTAAGACGGCTTATGATGTTGCATGGAGGTCAATACCATGTATATTATTCCAGATCAAAAACAACGCACATCATTGCCACAAATCTGCCAAATGccaaaataaaagaactgaaaggagaaaaagtagtTCGACCAGAGTGGATAATGGAAAG cattAAAGCTGGGCGTCTCCTCTCGCACATTCCGTATCAGCTTTACACCAAGCAGTCAAGTGTTCAGAAAGGTCTCAATTTTAATAGCATATGCAAACCTGAAGATGCCATGCCAGGTCCAAGCAATATAGCTAAAGATCTCAACAGGGT aaatcaTATTAAACAGTGTGAGATGGAAAGTGAGATCACACCCAATGGAATAAGTAGCTGgaatgaagaagaggaagaagacagTGATGGGTTGGGATTTACCGAGCTGGACCAGATccttcctgaaagaaaacaaaatgggaTTCAGTCTCACAAAGACAGCACTGCCATTTTTAATGGACACACACATAACACTTGTACCAGTGCCTTAAAGACGCAGGATTGCTTGGTGCCCTCCAGCAACAGTGTTGCAAGTAGGTTCTCTCCAGGCcctgtgcaggaggaggggaaaactgaaaaaggcATCGTTGACTTTAGAGACTGCACAACGCAGCATTTgcagcaaagcaacaaaaatacagacttttcGTGGAATCCACATAGGACTATGAGTAattcatcctcatcttcatctttGCACAGtaatactaaaataaatggTGCTCACCACTCCACTGTTCAGGGGCCTTCAAGCACAAAAAGCACTTCTGTACCTACTCCAAACAAGGCAGCTTCCTTATCTGTGTCCAAACCTTCAGATTGTagttttatttctgacttttaTTCACGTTCAAGATTACATCATATATCAACGTGGAAGTGTGAATTGACTGAGTTTGTCAACAGcctgcagagaaaaaacagcGGTGTCTTTccaggaagggaaaaattaaaaaaatggaaagcaggcAGGTCTGCACTTAAAACTGACACAG GTAATGTGTCTGTTGCGAGCTCAGCCAAGCCACAGAGCTGTATAATGCACGTGGATATGGATTGCTTCTTTGTGTCTGTGGCGATCCGAAATAGACCCGATCTCAAAG GAAAACCAGTAGCTGTTACTAGCAACAGAGGTGCAGGAAAGGCACCGCTGCGCCCTGGTGCAAACCCTCAGCTTGAAAGGCAATATTACGAGAATAAGCTATTGAATGGCAAAGCAG cagaaatTAGAATACCCGATAAGCTGGACTCCTCAGTCTGGGAGCATTCGGATTCTGCACACATGAATGGAGCTGACTGCGATCTGACTGTTCTGTCCATGGCTGAAATTGCTTCTTGTAGTTACGAAGCAAG acAAGTTGGCATAAAGAATGGGATGTTTTTTGGCCAAGCAAAAAAGTTGTGTCCAAACCTTCAAGCAGTTTCATATGATTTTAATGCATACAAAGAAGTTGCACAGACAGTATACGAAATACTAGCAAG CTATACTCATAACATCGAAGCTGTCAGTTGTGATGAAGCACTAGTAGATATCACTGAAATCCTTACAGAGACCAGACTGACTCCTGATGAACTTGCAAACGCTATCCGCGCCGAAATCAAAGCCCAGACAAAATGCACTGCTTCTGTTGGGATGG GTTCCAATATTCTGCTGGCCAGAATGGCAACTCGTAAAGCAAAACCAGATGGACAGTATCACCTAAAACCCGAAGAAGTAGATGATTTTATCAGAGGTCAGCTTGTTACGAGTCTTCCAG GAGTTGGCAGGTCGATGGAATCTAAGCTGGCTTCTTTGGGAATTAGAACCTGTGGAGATCTGCAGTGTGCTTCGATgtcaaaactgcaaaaagaatTTGGTCCAAAAACAGGACAAATGCTCTACAGGTTTTGTCGTGGTTTAGATGATCGACCTGTCcgcacagaaaaagaaagaaaatctgtttcagcAGAAATCAACTATGGAATAAGGTTTACGCAG cCTAAGGAAGCAGAAGCCTTCCTTCTGAGTCTCTCAGAAGAAATCCAACGTAGACTTGAAGCTGCTGGTATGAAGGGTAAACGATTGACCCTTAAGATAATGGTCAGAAAGGCTGGGGCGCCAGTGGAACCTGCAAAATATGGAGGTCATGGAATCTGTGATAACATTGCCAG gACTGTGACTCTAGACCATGCAACAGACAGCGCAAAAGTAATTGGAAAAGAAACTCTAAACATGTTTCACACAATGAAACTGAACATATCTGATATGCGAGGG gtTGGAATTCAGGTACAGCAGTTAGTCCCCATCAGTAAAACCACTTCAGCTCAGTCAGCTGTGCAATCTGGACGTTTACCTGGTGGATCACATTCAGTTATTGATCTTCTTcatgttcagaaagcaaaaaagtgCTCAGAAGAAGAACATAAAGAAG TATTTGTTGCTGCTATGGACCTTGAAATATCTTCTGATTCAAGAACTTGCACTGTTCTTCCATCTCGTGGTACCCATCTCACAGCTGGTCTCAATTCTAATGTTGGCAAGACTGATTCTGCTGTCAAATTGAACGGCTTGCATCCTCCTATCAGCGTGAAATCCCGGCTTAATTTGAGTATTGAGGTTCCATCTGCTTCCCAG CTAGATAAGTCTGTGCTAGAAGCTCTGCCGCCCGATCTCCGGGAACAAGTAGAACAAGTCTACACCATACAGCAAGGGGAGACCTGTGGAGACAGCAGAAGAGAGCCAATAAACGGATGTAACACTGCACTTCTCTCACAACCAGTTGGAACAGTGCTTTTACAAGTACCGGAGCTCCAAGAACCAAATGCCAATATGGGAATTAATGTAATAGCCTTGCCAGCTTTCTCACAG GTGGACCCTGAGGTTTTTGCTGCACTGCCTGCTGAGTtgcaagcagagctgaaggATGCATATGATCAAAGGCAAAAGCAACCAGAGCAGCAACCTGCTAACGCTTTTG GATCAAAAAATCCTTGTCTACAACCGAAGCATGCAACAAcgaaaaataagaagaaaatcaggaaaaaaaatccaatcaGTCCTGTAAAAAAGATTCAGAgtcctctgaaaaacaaactccTGGGTAGCCCTGCAAAAAACATGCCGGCTACATCTGGAAGCCCGCAGAAGTTAATAGATGGTTTCTTGAAACAGGAGGGAACGGCTCCTCAG CTAGAAGCAGTTCCGTCGACTTCAGATGCTTCAGACCCATCAGCTGTGCAGAGTGAACAGTCTGGTTCCTTCAGGCCCCAAGCACCCAACCTGGCTGGAGCTGTTGAATTCAATGATGTAAAGACGTTGTTGAAAGAATGGATAACAACTATTTCAG ATCCTATGGAAGAAGACATTCTGCAGGTTGTGAAGTATTGTACTGATCTAATAGAAGAAAAGGACTTGGAAAAATTGGATCTGGTTGTTAAGTACATGAAAAG gTTAATGCAGTCATCTGTGGAATCGGTTTGGAATATGGCATTTGACTTCATTCTTGACAATGTTCAGGTAGTTTTACAGCAAACTTACGGAAGCACATTAAAAGTTATCTGA
- the REV1 gene encoding DNA repair protein REV1 isoform X5 has translation MNGADCDLTVLSMAEIASCSYEARQVGIKNGMFFGQAKKLCPNLQAVSYDFNAYKEVAQTVYEILASYTHNIEAVSCDEALVDITEILTETRLTPDELANAIRAEIKAQTKCTASVGMGSNILLARMATRKAKPDGQYHLKPEEVDDFIRGQLVTSLPGVGRSMESKLASLGIRTCGDLQCASMSKLQKEFGPKTGQMLYRFCRGLDDRPVRTEKERKSVSAEINYGIRFTQPKEAEAFLLSLSEEIQRRLEAAGMKGKRLTLKIMVRKAGAPVEPAKYGGHGICDNIARTVTLDHATDSAKVIGKETLNMFHTMKLNISDMRGVGIQVQQLVPISKTTSAQSAVQSGRLPGGSHSVIDLLHVQKAKKCSEEEHKEVFVAAMDLEISSDSRTCTVLPSRGTHLTAGLNSNVGKTDSAVKLNGLHPPISVKSRLNLSIEVPSASQLDKSVLEALPPDLREQVEQVYTIQQGETCGDSRREPINGCNTALLSQPVGTVLLQVPELQEPNANMGINVIALPAFSQVDPEVFAALPAELQAELKDAYDQRQKQPEQQPANAFGSKNPCLQPKHATTKNKKKIRKKNPISPVKKIQSPLKNKLLGSPAKNMPATSGSPQKLIDGFLKQEGTAPQLEAVPSTSDASDPSAVQSEQSGSFRPQAPNLAGAVEFNDVKTLLKEWITTISDPMEEDILQVVKYCTDLIEEKDLEKLDLVVKYMKRLMQSSVESVWNMAFDFILDNVQVVLQQTYGSTLKVI, from the exons ATGAATGGAGCTGACTGCGATCTGACTGTTCTGTCCATGGCTGAAATTGCTTCTTGTAGTTACGAAGCAAG acAAGTTGGCATAAAGAATGGGATGTTTTTTGGCCAAGCAAAAAAGTTGTGTCCAAACCTTCAAGCAGTTTCATATGATTTTAATGCATACAAAGAAGTTGCACAGACAGTATACGAAATACTAGCAAG CTATACTCATAACATCGAAGCTGTCAGTTGTGATGAAGCACTAGTAGATATCACTGAAATCCTTACAGAGACCAGACTGACTCCTGATGAACTTGCAAACGCTATCCGCGCCGAAATCAAAGCCCAGACAAAATGCACTGCTTCTGTTGGGATGG GTTCCAATATTCTGCTGGCCAGAATGGCAACTCGTAAAGCAAAACCAGATGGACAGTATCACCTAAAACCCGAAGAAGTAGATGATTTTATCAGAGGTCAGCTTGTTACGAGTCTTCCAG GAGTTGGCAGGTCGATGGAATCTAAGCTGGCTTCTTTGGGAATTAGAACCTGTGGAGATCTGCAGTGTGCTTCGATgtcaaaactgcaaaaagaatTTGGTCCAAAAACAGGACAAATGCTCTACAGGTTTTGTCGTGGTTTAGATGATCGACCTGTCcgcacagaaaaagaaagaaaatctgtttcagcAGAAATCAACTATGGAATAAGGTTTACGCAG cCTAAGGAAGCAGAAGCCTTCCTTCTGAGTCTCTCAGAAGAAATCCAACGTAGACTTGAAGCTGCTGGTATGAAGGGTAAACGATTGACCCTTAAGATAATGGTCAGAAAGGCTGGGGCGCCAGTGGAACCTGCAAAATATGGAGGTCATGGAATCTGTGATAACATTGCCAG gACTGTGACTCTAGACCATGCAACAGACAGCGCAAAAGTAATTGGAAAAGAAACTCTAAACATGTTTCACACAATGAAACTGAACATATCTGATATGCGAGGG gtTGGAATTCAGGTACAGCAGTTAGTCCCCATCAGTAAAACCACTTCAGCTCAGTCAGCTGTGCAATCTGGACGTTTACCTGGTGGATCACATTCAGTTATTGATCTTCTTcatgttcagaaagcaaaaaagtgCTCAGAAGAAGAACATAAAGAAG TATTTGTTGCTGCTATGGACCTTGAAATATCTTCTGATTCAAGAACTTGCACTGTTCTTCCATCTCGTGGTACCCATCTCACAGCTGGTCTCAATTCTAATGTTGGCAAGACTGATTCTGCTGTCAAATTGAACGGCTTGCATCCTCCTATCAGCGTGAAATCCCGGCTTAATTTGAGTATTGAGGTTCCATCTGCTTCCCAG CTAGATAAGTCTGTGCTAGAAGCTCTGCCGCCCGATCTCCGGGAACAAGTAGAACAAGTCTACACCATACAGCAAGGGGAGACCTGTGGAGACAGCAGAAGAGAGCCAATAAACGGATGTAACACTGCACTTCTCTCACAACCAGTTGGAACAGTGCTTTTACAAGTACCGGAGCTCCAAGAACCAAATGCCAATATGGGAATTAATGTAATAGCCTTGCCAGCTTTCTCACAG GTGGACCCTGAGGTTTTTGCTGCACTGCCTGCTGAGTtgcaagcagagctgaaggATGCATATGATCAAAGGCAAAAGCAACCAGAGCAGCAACCTGCTAACGCTTTTG GATCAAAAAATCCTTGTCTACAACCGAAGCATGCAACAAcgaaaaataagaagaaaatcaggaaaaaaaatccaatcaGTCCTGTAAAAAAGATTCAGAgtcctctgaaaaacaaactccTGGGTAGCCCTGCAAAAAACATGCCGGCTACATCTGGAAGCCCGCAGAAGTTAATAGATGGTTTCTTGAAACAGGAGGGAACGGCTCCTCAG CTAGAAGCAGTTCCGTCGACTTCAGATGCTTCAGACCCATCAGCTGTGCAGAGTGAACAGTCTGGTTCCTTCAGGCCCCAAGCACCCAACCTGGCTGGAGCTGTTGAATTCAATGATGTAAAGACGTTGTTGAAAGAATGGATAACAACTATTTCAG ATCCTATGGAAGAAGACATTCTGCAGGTTGTGAAGTATTGTACTGATCTAATAGAAGAAAAGGACTTGGAAAAATTGGATCTGGTTGTTAAGTACATGAAAAG gTTAATGCAGTCATCTGTGGAATCGGTTTGGAATATGGCATTTGACTTCATTCTTGACAATGTTCAGGTAGTTTTACAGCAAACTTACGGAAGCACATTAAAAGTTATCTGA
- the REV1 gene encoding DNA repair protein REV1 isoform X4, translating to MHVDMDCFFVSVAIRNRPDLKGKPVAVTSNRGAGKAPLRPGANPQLERQYYENKLLNGKAAEIRIPDKLDSSVWEHSDSAHMNGADCDLTVLSMAEIASCSYEARQVGIKNGMFFGQAKKLCPNLQAVSYDFNAYKEVAQTVYEILASYTHNIEAVSCDEALVDITEILTETRLTPDELANAIRAEIKAQTKCTASVGMGSNILLARMATRKAKPDGQYHLKPEEVDDFIRGQLVTSLPGVGRSMESKLASLGIRTCGDLQCASMSKLQKEFGPKTGQMLYRFCRGLDDRPVRTEKERKSVSAEINYGIRFTQPKEAEAFLLSLSEEIQRRLEAAGMKGKRLTLKIMVRKAGAPVEPAKYGGHGICDNIARTVTLDHATDSAKVIGKETLNMFHTMKLNISDMRGVGIQVQQLVPISKTTSAQSAVQSGRLPGGSHSVIDLLHVQKAKKCSEEEHKEVFVAAMDLEISSDSRTCTVLPSRGTHLTAGLNSNVGKTDSAVKLNGLHPPISVKSRLNLSIEVPSASQLDKSVLEALPPDLREQVEQVYTIQQGETCGDSRREPINGCNTALLSQPVGTVLLQVPELQEPNANMGINVIALPAFSQVDPEVFAALPAELQAELKDAYDQRQKQPEQQPANAFGSKNPCLQPKHATTKNKKKIRKKNPISPVKKIQSPLKNKLLGSPAKNMPATSGSPQKLIDGFLKQEGTAPQLEAVPSTSDASDPSAVQSEQSGSFRPQAPNLAGAVEFNDVKTLLKEWITTISDPMEEDILQVVKYCTDLIEEKDLEKLDLVVKYMKRLMQSSVESVWNMAFDFILDNVQVVLQQTYGSTLKVI from the exons ATGCACGTGGATATGGATTGCTTCTTTGTGTCTGTGGCGATCCGAAATAGACCCGATCTCAAAG GAAAACCAGTAGCTGTTACTAGCAACAGAGGTGCAGGAAAGGCACCGCTGCGCCCTGGTGCAAACCCTCAGCTTGAAAGGCAATATTACGAGAATAAGCTATTGAATGGCAAAGCAG cagaaatTAGAATACCCGATAAGCTGGACTCCTCAGTCTGGGAGCATTCGGATTCTGCACACATGAATGGAGCTGACTGCGATCTGACTGTTCTGTCCATGGCTGAAATTGCTTCTTGTAGTTACGAAGCAAG acAAGTTGGCATAAAGAATGGGATGTTTTTTGGCCAAGCAAAAAAGTTGTGTCCAAACCTTCAAGCAGTTTCATATGATTTTAATGCATACAAAGAAGTTGCACAGACAGTATACGAAATACTAGCAAG CTATACTCATAACATCGAAGCTGTCAGTTGTGATGAAGCACTAGTAGATATCACTGAAATCCTTACAGAGACCAGACTGACTCCTGATGAACTTGCAAACGCTATCCGCGCCGAAATCAAAGCCCAGACAAAATGCACTGCTTCTGTTGGGATGG GTTCCAATATTCTGCTGGCCAGAATGGCAACTCGTAAAGCAAAACCAGATGGACAGTATCACCTAAAACCCGAAGAAGTAGATGATTTTATCAGAGGTCAGCTTGTTACGAGTCTTCCAG GAGTTGGCAGGTCGATGGAATCTAAGCTGGCTTCTTTGGGAATTAGAACCTGTGGAGATCTGCAGTGTGCTTCGATgtcaaaactgcaaaaagaatTTGGTCCAAAAACAGGACAAATGCTCTACAGGTTTTGTCGTGGTTTAGATGATCGACCTGTCcgcacagaaaaagaaagaaaatctgtttcagcAGAAATCAACTATGGAATAAGGTTTACGCAG cCTAAGGAAGCAGAAGCCTTCCTTCTGAGTCTCTCAGAAGAAATCCAACGTAGACTTGAAGCTGCTGGTATGAAGGGTAAACGATTGACCCTTAAGATAATGGTCAGAAAGGCTGGGGCGCCAGTGGAACCTGCAAAATATGGAGGTCATGGAATCTGTGATAACATTGCCAG gACTGTGACTCTAGACCATGCAACAGACAGCGCAAAAGTAATTGGAAAAGAAACTCTAAACATGTTTCACACAATGAAACTGAACATATCTGATATGCGAGGG gtTGGAATTCAGGTACAGCAGTTAGTCCCCATCAGTAAAACCACTTCAGCTCAGTCAGCTGTGCAATCTGGACGTTTACCTGGTGGATCACATTCAGTTATTGATCTTCTTcatgttcagaaagcaaaaaagtgCTCAGAAGAAGAACATAAAGAAG TATTTGTTGCTGCTATGGACCTTGAAATATCTTCTGATTCAAGAACTTGCACTGTTCTTCCATCTCGTGGTACCCATCTCACAGCTGGTCTCAATTCTAATGTTGGCAAGACTGATTCTGCTGTCAAATTGAACGGCTTGCATCCTCCTATCAGCGTGAAATCCCGGCTTAATTTGAGTATTGAGGTTCCATCTGCTTCCCAG CTAGATAAGTCTGTGCTAGAAGCTCTGCCGCCCGATCTCCGGGAACAAGTAGAACAAGTCTACACCATACAGCAAGGGGAGACCTGTGGAGACAGCAGAAGAGAGCCAATAAACGGATGTAACACTGCACTTCTCTCACAACCAGTTGGAACAGTGCTTTTACAAGTACCGGAGCTCCAAGAACCAAATGCCAATATGGGAATTAATGTAATAGCCTTGCCAGCTTTCTCACAG GTGGACCCTGAGGTTTTTGCTGCACTGCCTGCTGAGTtgcaagcagagctgaaggATGCATATGATCAAAGGCAAAAGCAACCAGAGCAGCAACCTGCTAACGCTTTTG GATCAAAAAATCCTTGTCTACAACCGAAGCATGCAACAAcgaaaaataagaagaaaatcaggaaaaaaaatccaatcaGTCCTGTAAAAAAGATTCAGAgtcctctgaaaaacaaactccTGGGTAGCCCTGCAAAAAACATGCCGGCTACATCTGGAAGCCCGCAGAAGTTAATAGATGGTTTCTTGAAACAGGAGGGAACGGCTCCTCAG CTAGAAGCAGTTCCGTCGACTTCAGATGCTTCAGACCCATCAGCTGTGCAGAGTGAACAGTCTGGTTCCTTCAGGCCCCAAGCACCCAACCTGGCTGGAGCTGTTGAATTCAATGATGTAAAGACGTTGTTGAAAGAATGGATAACAACTATTTCAG ATCCTATGGAAGAAGACATTCTGCAGGTTGTGAAGTATTGTACTGATCTAATAGAAGAAAAGGACTTGGAAAAATTGGATCTGGTTGTTAAGTACATGAAAAG gTTAATGCAGTCATCTGTGGAATCGGTTTGGAATATGGCATTTGACTTCATTCTTGACAATGTTCAGGTAGTTTTACAGCAAACTTACGGAAGCACATTAAAAGTTATCTGA